From the genome of Turicibacter faecis, one region includes:
- a CDS encoding CotY/CotZ family spore coat protein produces the protein MSCECSTSSTNTNSNTKYANCVADTVRFINRLQQAVVPTEIGCNRCNNPVLGETSRANTRPFILYLKNGEAFKPAFLTDSPQAPLPIFRVEDVCGNCATLRALARKHPGCMSEGFEFDDCCEHHHDELVPTRTCLIVNLNDFIAIQCLDDVFLNLEVCDCARL, from the coding sequence ATGAGTTGTGAATGCAGTACTTCATCCACAAATACGAACTCAAATACCAAATATGCAAATTGTGTCGCAGACACTGTGCGCTTCATTAATCGATTACAACAAGCTGTTGTTCCTACTGAAATTGGTTGCAATCGTTGCAATAACCCTGTTTTAGGAGAAACTTCACGGGCGAATACCCGTCCATTTATTCTCTATCTTAAAAATGGGGAGGCATTTAAACCGGCCTTCTTAACAGATAGCCCACAAGCGCCACTTCCTATCTTTCGAGTTGAAGATGTCTGCGGAAATTGCGCCACATTAAGAGCTTTAGCAAGAAAACACCCTGGTTGTATGAGCGAAGGATTCGAATTTGACGATTGTTGCGAACATCATCATGATGAATTAGTTCCAACGCGCACTTGTCTCATCGTTAATTTGAATGATTTCATTGCCATTCAATGTCTTGACGATGTCTTCCTTAATTTAGAAGTTTGCGATTGTGCGCGTTTATAA
- the addB gene encoding helicase-exonuclease AddAB subunit AddB, producing MSIRFIIGRSGVGKTRVILDEIKQACDELPQGDPIYVLIPDQMSFHMEYQLLKQSRYPSLMRVQGLSFNRFAYRILQETGGLSRYHLDEVGLAILLQKVMTEKKDDLALFPYYANKPGFINKISEMISEFKSYCVSPSQLFACANELKEGINGSLQSLKKIHDLAILYENFEHVSWNKYLMSEDYYTLLSEQIANSQTVATSDFYVDGYHIFNKQEELILFQLMKYAKSVTIVLTHDLNDQSLVFELPRRTLQRLQAGATERGLDYEIVEISSNAKSRFHQSPALQHLEQHFLQAPLSPSNEKGVSFFAAANQRVEVEEVAKRIYHLVHNEGYAYSDLAIYTGDAAAYDELIAAIFPKFEIPIFLDYKESMLHHPLMMLIYHIFDVILSRWRHDTLFTVIKTGLFMNVEGFKKGQSFYTAYQAYQRQVDQLENYCLTRNLKKADWISEEEWNYDRYQGLGRGYVKTDDDLELERQINQLKNEISTAILSLEHAFKGAKTYKDYAIALFTFLEDCHIPQKLALFEESAEELGDLQLYKRHAQVWNKLLSLFEQLVEIGQEETVSLDDFVPIFKAGLEEMVYATVPPRLDQVAVGELRRSRYQLVGDLSDPSQYGIKHAFVLGVNEGKIPKTLTEISLLSETEREALKSFGIELSPSLIQAQVDEQFILYTVFTSPKLSLTLSYATSNDEGKEFLPSYIYTHLKNMFKESVEQHIGRESEEDVYEHLTTHSQTVAHLIAVLKQDASQRAYYEPLLNYYKEKQPLIYQTIMNILNYQNDVVSLDEQLTKQLYSEEIVASVSRLELFNQCEFAHYLRYGLRLKERPTYQLDLPHIGELYHEALKRISEMIKRENRSFSDLSVQECQTLARLVADELSEQLLYRVLRQSKRMMKLTERLTQVVSKTLLGLKYQGQHSLFKPLFFELPFDVHGTSGIHLKARELPHGFRLSLKGVIDRVDVAKNEAGDRAYLRIIDYKSSDKELELDKVYYGLSLQLLTYLDIVVSNALQLIDLPAEVGGLLYFHVHRPFISHDIDDLLRQEAYEQKVEQLQYEKYKMNGYLPEDYDVVHLSDQRLGEQSKSDIVPITLKKDGSFSSRGNAILANDSLQLLREYTNQMIEDSAIKITKGHLKINPTKHGSKTACDYCQYRGICQFDLDFVGNEWRVLPKMKTEVALEAMKCRLEDGGPGDDE from the coding sequence ATGAGTATTCGTTTTATTATAGGACGATCGGGTGTTGGAAAAACCCGTGTTATTTTAGATGAAATAAAACAGGCCTGCGATGAGTTACCTCAAGGTGACCCCATTTATGTGTTAATTCCTGACCAAATGTCATTTCATATGGAATATCAATTATTAAAACAAAGTCGATATCCGAGCCTGATGCGCGTACAGGGACTTAGTTTTAATCGTTTTGCATATCGTATTTTACAGGAAACAGGCGGGTTAAGCCGATATCATTTAGATGAGGTAGGGCTAGCGATTTTACTGCAAAAAGTCATGACGGAAAAGAAGGATGATCTTGCATTATTTCCGTATTATGCAAATAAACCGGGCTTTATTAATAAAATTAGTGAAATGATTTCAGAATTTAAGAGTTATTGTGTAAGCCCGTCTCAGCTATTTGCTTGTGCTAACGAGTTAAAGGAAGGGATTAATGGCTCACTTCAATCGTTAAAAAAAATTCATGACTTAGCGATTTTATATGAAAACTTTGAACATGTCTCATGGAATAAATATTTAATGAGCGAGGATTATTATACGCTTTTAAGCGAGCAAATTGCGAACAGCCAGACGGTTGCGACTAGCGATTTTTACGTGGACGGGTATCATATCTTTAATAAGCAGGAAGAACTCATTTTATTTCAACTGATGAAATATGCCAAGTCTGTCACGATTGTATTGACGCATGATCTAAATGATCAAAGCCTAGTGTTTGAGTTACCAAGACGTACGTTGCAACGTTTACAAGCAGGGGCGACTGAACGTGGACTTGATTATGAAATCGTTGAAATATCATCGAATGCCAAGTCTCGTTTTCATCAGTCGCCTGCACTTCAACATTTAGAACAGCATTTTTTACAAGCGCCTTTATCTCCTTCAAATGAAAAGGGGGTTTCCTTTTTTGCAGCAGCTAATCAACGTGTAGAGGTTGAAGAGGTTGCCAAAAGAATTTATCATCTCGTTCACAATGAAGGATATGCATATAGTGATCTTGCGATTTATACGGGGGACGCGGCTGCTTATGATGAATTAATCGCGGCTATTTTCCCCAAATTTGAAATTCCTATTTTCTTAGACTATAAAGAATCCATGCTTCATCATCCGTTGATGATGCTGATTTATCATATTTTTGATGTTATTTTATCACGTTGGCGTCATGATACGCTTTTTACGGTGATTAAAACGGGGCTCTTTATGAATGTTGAAGGATTTAAAAAGGGGCAGTCTTTTTATACCGCCTATCAAGCCTACCAACGCCAAGTGGATCAACTTGAAAACTATTGTTTAACAAGAAATTTAAAGAAGGCGGATTGGATCAGTGAAGAAGAATGGAATTATGATCGTTATCAGGGACTTGGGCGTGGTTACGTCAAAACGGACGACGATTTAGAGTTGGAACGACAAATCAACCAATTAAAGAATGAGATTAGTACGGCCATTTTATCACTTGAACACGCCTTTAAAGGAGCGAAAACGTATAAAGATTACGCGATCGCATTGTTCACCTTTTTAGAGGATTGCCACATTCCACAAAAATTAGCCCTATTTGAAGAGAGTGCGGAGGAACTTGGAGATTTGCAACTGTATAAGCGTCACGCCCAAGTTTGGAATAAACTTCTGTCTCTTTTTGAACAACTTGTGGAAATTGGGCAGGAGGAAACAGTAAGTTTAGATGATTTTGTGCCAATCTTTAAGGCCGGACTTGAAGAGATGGTTTATGCGACGGTACCTCCACGATTAGATCAAGTGGCAGTAGGTGAACTTCGTCGTTCTCGTTATCAATTGGTGGGGGATTTAAGCGACCCTTCCCAATACGGGATTAAACATGCATTTGTCCTTGGTGTGAACGAAGGGAAAATTCCTAAAACATTAACCGAAATTAGTCTATTGAGCGAGACTGAACGCGAGGCATTAAAATCGTTTGGAATTGAGCTTTCACCTAGTCTAATCCAGGCACAAGTAGATGAACAATTTATTTTATATACGGTTTTCACTTCCCCTAAACTTTCGTTAACGCTCTCTTATGCAACTAGTAATGATGAAGGAAAAGAATTTTTACCCTCATACATCTATACGCATTTAAAAAACATGTTTAAGGAGTCGGTTGAACAACACATCGGACGTGAATCGGAGGAAGATGTCTATGAACATCTAACGACCCACTCCCAAACAGTTGCACATTTAATTGCTGTATTAAAACAGGATGCCAGCCAGCGAGCGTATTATGAACCGTTATTGAATTATTATAAAGAGAAGCAACCGTTAATCTATCAGACGATTATGAATATTTTGAATTACCAAAATGATGTGGTTTCATTAGATGAGCAACTAACCAAACAATTGTATAGTGAGGAAATTGTAGCTAGTGTTTCACGACTAGAGTTATTTAATCAATGTGAGTTTGCCCATTATTTACGATATGGATTACGTTTAAAAGAGCGTCCGACGTATCAATTGGATTTACCTCATATTGGGGAACTTTATCATGAAGCATTAAAGAGAATATCTGAAATGATAAAAAGAGAAAATCGCTCATTTTCCGACTTAAGTGTTCAGGAATGTCAGACGTTAGCTCGCTTAGTAGCAGATGAATTAAGTGAACAATTACTCTATAGGGTTTTACGTCAAAGTAAACGAATGATGAAGTTAACGGAACGATTGACTCAAGTTGTGTCTAAAACCTTGCTAGGCTTAAAGTATCAAGGCCAACATAGTTTATTTAAACCGCTATTTTTTGAATTACCATTTGATGTTCATGGGACATCTGGGATTCATCTGAAGGCACGGGAGTTACCTCATGGGTTTAGATTATCATTAAAAGGGGTTATTGACCGCGTGGATGTTGCTAAAAATGAAGCGGGGGACCGTGCCTATTTAAGGATTATTGATTATAAATCAAGTGATAAAGAATTAGAATTGGATAAAGTGTACTATGGATTGAGCCTCCAGTTATTAACTTATTTAGATATCGTGGTTTCAAATGCCTTGCAATTGATTGATTTACCAGCTGAGGTCGGGGGACTGCTTTATTTTCACGTCCATCGGCCATTTATTAGTCATGATATAGATGATTTACTGCGTCAGGAAGCCTATGAACAAAAGGTAGAGCAATTACAGTATGAAAAATATAAAATGAATGGCTATTTACCTGAGGACTATGATGTTGTACATCTCAGTGATCAACGGTTAGGGGAGCAAAGTAAAAGTGATATTGTTCCGATTACGTTAAAGAAAGATGGGAGTTTTTCATCCCGAGGTAATGCTATTTTAGCGAATGATTCACTTCAGTTGTTACGCGAGTATACGAACCAAATGATTGAGGACTCAGCGATCAAGATTACAAAGGGCCATTTAAAAATTAATCCGACGAAACACGGATCAAAGACGGCGTGTGATTACTGTCAATATCGAGGGATTTGCCAATTTGATTTAGACTTTGTTGGAAATGAGTGGCGTGTATTACCTAAAATGAAGACCGAGGTTGCCCTAGAGGCAATGAAGTGTCGATTAGAGGATGGAGGACCGGGTGATGATGAGTAA
- the addA gene encoding helicase-exonuclease AddAB subunit AddA: MMSNLPKKPQDAIWNDEQWQAIYEKGHDLLISAGAGSGKTAVLVERMIQKILIDQINIDELLVLTFTEAAAAEMKQRIRSRIEQELALHPHDVLLATQLNKIASANISTFHAFCNKLIRKYYYLLQLDPVFKIADDIEVGILQDDVIEALFDELAEQDDEAYVQLSESFNSDRDDEALKTMVLKVYELARSNPHMEQWLKELPDLYQWEGDDLSTWGYYQQLNHLMSPVIDEALLDLKKAYAFAQDAEVMGVAHKYPTDVYPQDLEYLNRLKEGAQATYAELREAFKGTKLATFPRFNAKQYDKEAHEQSKKARDAFKKRIGKLEEKYFVYTNETHHQHFKASQALVIALSKLVFLFHERFMKAKHERQMLDFSDLEWNTLQLLTDRGKPTEVAKEVYRQFKEIMIDEYQDTNSMQEYIIHSIASVAKPKIPIFMVGDVKQSIYRFRLAEPGIFQEKYHRFSTPQPDGNKIDLMKNYRSHQQVIDATNYVFTQVMDEEVGEIAYDEAAQLKLGVLNEANDAFNKSEIHLIDKPQFDEESDVDLSAVEVEAHHIARLILQWMSQGQEIYDRKKGSYRPLKYQDIVILMRSLGSVTIFQDVFRSYHIPLFTEQNTDLFESIEIINLVSCLKVIDNPYQDIPLAGLMRSPLFFFSERELSMIRVFSKATSFYDLVRHYAKEGEDSLLKEKANHFVQCVEQWRFKSKTMPLSQLITLVYEQTLYYEFVLGLPHGYLRRANLDVFVDKARMYETTTKKGVYGFVRYIERMQSLGKHFAKAKTVTATEDVVRVMSIHKSKGLEFPVVFVSQIHKTFNRQDELGNYLVHKNYGVAVKYIDPHLRLKQKTMAQNIVGAMIHKEMLAEEMRLLYVAMTRAQSKLIFTGVFDVEKKLASMSEIVMQSGDRLPMTARMQAKSYGDWLIPAVLRHRDSKEISAIYCEQQPLWIDDSSEWEIRVVSAYEELNETDVNDQHHGVTPPVIDFEKVFQRQYPYQSLVEIQAKQSVSQRKEEETTPLIKGVPEVKRAVAYDRPSFMKEKQVSGPEAGTALHQFMQHLPIRLDYTLADLMEMKQRVIEKEMMTPLMADKIDLHHVLEFTKSALYHRLAQAITIKKEVPFMTLIQLTEDKGSQVLLQGVIDLLAEFEDEVLIIDYKTDYVRDFKEQYEELKERYTVQMKYYSKAIKEIYPTKTVSCYVYFLKVQEAIVYA; the protein is encoded by the coding sequence ATGATGAGTAATTTACCAAAGAAGCCTCAAGATGCCATTTGGAATGATGAGCAATGGCAAGCGATTTATGAAAAGGGGCATGATTTATTAATTTCAGCAGGTGCTGGCTCAGGTAAAACAGCAGTATTAGTCGAGCGGATGATTCAGAAGATTTTAATTGATCAGATTAATATTGATGAACTATTAGTTCTAACCTTTACTGAAGCGGCCGCTGCTGAAATGAAGCAACGGATTCGTTCGCGGATTGAGCAGGAACTGGCACTCCATCCGCATGATGTGTTATTAGCAACTCAATTAAATAAGATTGCATCGGCTAATATTTCAACCTTTCATGCTTTTTGTAATAAGTTGATTCGAAAATATTATTATTTGTTACAACTGGATCCTGTTTTTAAGATTGCGGATGATATTGAAGTAGGAATCTTGCAAGATGATGTGATTGAGGCGCTATTTGATGAGTTAGCGGAACAAGACGATGAAGCGTATGTGCAATTAAGTGAGAGTTTTAATAGTGATCGAGATGATGAAGCATTAAAGACGATGGTTTTAAAAGTTTATGAACTCGCTCGATCAAATCCTCATATGGAGCAGTGGCTTAAGGAATTGCCTGACTTATATCAGTGGGAGGGCGATGACTTAAGCACGTGGGGGTATTATCAGCAATTAAATCACCTGATGTCACCTGTTATTGATGAGGCATTATTAGATTTGAAAAAGGCATATGCGTTTGCGCAAGATGCGGAAGTGATGGGCGTGGCACATAAATATCCAACCGATGTTTATCCGCAAGACCTTGAATACTTAAATCGTTTAAAAGAGGGAGCCCAGGCGACGTATGCTGAGTTACGCGAGGCGTTTAAGGGAACAAAGTTAGCTACTTTCCCAAGGTTTAATGCGAAGCAATATGATAAAGAGGCACATGAGCAAAGTAAAAAGGCCCGCGATGCCTTTAAAAAGAGAATTGGCAAACTCGAAGAAAAATATTTTGTATATACGAATGAAACACATCATCAACATTTTAAAGCGAGCCAAGCCCTTGTCATCGCCCTATCAAAACTCGTCTTTTTATTTCATGAACGTTTTATGAAAGCCAAACATGAGCGACAAATGTTAGATTTTTCTGATTTAGAATGGAACACTCTCCAATTATTAACGGATCGTGGGAAGCCAACAGAAGTTGCCAAAGAAGTGTATCGCCAATTTAAAGAAATTATGATTGATGAATATCAAGATACAAATTCGATGCAGGAATATATTATTCATTCAATTGCAAGTGTCGCTAAACCAAAGATTCCTATCTTTATGGTAGGGGATGTGAAGCAATCAATCTATCGCTTCCGTTTAGCCGAACCAGGTATTTTTCAAGAAAAATATCATCGATTTTCTACTCCTCAACCAGATGGAAATAAAATAGACTTGATGAAAAATTACCGTTCACATCAACAAGTGATAGACGCTACTAATTATGTTTTTACGCAGGTCATGGACGAAGAAGTGGGTGAAATTGCTTATGATGAAGCAGCTCAATTAAAGCTTGGGGTTTTAAATGAAGCGAATGATGCGTTTAATAAAAGTGAGATTCATTTAATTGATAAACCTCAATTTGATGAGGAAAGCGACGTGGATTTAAGTGCGGTGGAAGTGGAGGCTCATCATATTGCTCGATTAATTTTACAGTGGATGAGCCAAGGGCAAGAAATTTATGATCGCAAAAAGGGAAGTTATCGCCCTTTAAAATATCAGGATATCGTTATTTTAATGCGATCGTTAGGAAGTGTGACGATTTTTCAAGATGTGTTTAGGAGCTATCATATTCCATTATTTACGGAGCAAAACACAGATCTTTTTGAGTCTATAGAAATTATTAATTTAGTTTCCTGCTTAAAGGTAATTGATAATCCTTATCAAGATATTCCACTCGCTGGATTGATGCGTTCGCCACTCTTTTTCTTTAGTGAGCGGGAATTATCGATGATTCGGGTGTTTAGTAAGGCGACCTCTTTTTATGATCTTGTCCGTCACTATGCTAAAGAGGGAGAGGATTCCCTGTTAAAAGAAAAGGCGAATCATTTTGTTCAATGTGTGGAGCAATGGAGGTTTAAGTCGAAGACGATGCCCCTTTCGCAATTGATTACGCTTGTTTATGAGCAAACGTTGTATTATGAATTTGTCTTAGGGCTTCCTCACGGATATTTAAGAAGAGCCAATTTGGATGTCTTTGTAGATAAGGCACGAATGTATGAGACGACAACGAAAAAAGGTGTCTACGGCTTTGTTCGGTATATTGAACGGATGCAATCTTTAGGAAAACATTTCGCAAAGGCAAAAACCGTGACGGCTACGGAAGATGTGGTTCGTGTGATGTCGATTCATAAGTCCAAAGGATTAGAGTTTCCAGTTGTTTTTGTTTCTCAAATTCATAAAACGTTTAACCGCCAAGATGAACTCGGAAATTACTTAGTTCACAAAAACTACGGAGTCGCTGTGAAATATATCGATCCTCATCTTCGTCTTAAACAAAAGACGATGGCCCAAAATATTGTGGGAGCGATGATTCATAAAGAAATGTTAGCCGAGGAGATGCGACTGCTCTATGTTGCGATGACACGAGCCCAATCGAAGCTTATTTTTACAGGTGTTTTTGACGTAGAAAAAAAATTAGCTTCGATGAGTGAGATCGTGATGCAGTCAGGGGATCGACTGCCTATGACAGCTAGAATGCAGGCTAAAAGTTACGGAGATTGGTTGATTCCAGCGGTTCTTCGCCACCGGGATTCAAAGGAAATTAGTGCTATATATTGCGAACAACAACCGTTATGGATTGATGATTCTAGTGAATGGGAGATACGTGTCGTATCCGCATACGAGGAATTGAATGAGACGGATGTGAATGATCAACATCATGGAGTGACACCACCGGTCATTGATTTTGAAAAGGTGTTTCAACGCCAATATCCTTATCAATCTCTTGTAGAAATCCAAGCGAAGCAATCCGTTTCCCAAAGAAAGGAAGAGGAAACAACCCCATTGATAAAGGGCGTACCAGAAGTGAAACGTGCGGTAGCCTATGATCGGCCATCTTTTATGAAGGAAAAGCAAGTAAGTGGACCTGAGGCAGGGACGGCATTGCACCAGTTTATGCAACATTTACCGATTCGTCTAGATTATACGTTAGCGGATTTAATGGAGATGAAACAACGGGTGATTGAGAAGGAAATGATGACCCCGCTAATGGCTGATAAAATTGACCTACACCACGTCTTGGAATTTACGAAGAGTGCGTTGTATCACCGGTTAGCCCAGGCGATCACCATTAAAAAAGAAGTTCCCTTTATGACCTTAATTCAATTGACGGAAGATAAAGGGTCACAAGTTTTATTACAAGGGGTTATTGATTTACTAGCAGAATTTGAGGATGAAGTTTTAATTATTGACTATAAGACAGATTACGTGCGTGATTTTAAGGAGCAATATGAAGAACTAAAAGAGCGTTACACTGTTCAGATGAAATATTACTCAAAAGCCATTAAAGAAATTTATCCCACTAAAACAGTGTCGTGTTATGTTTATTTCCTTAAAGTTCAAGAAGCCATCGTTTATGCTTAG
- a CDS encoding IS30 family transposase yields MLLGDLSCLGQKGKRRKPRETRGRLNIRTSIHQRPKEVNKRHTLGHWELDMVVSSHGKSKDCLATFAERQTRFYVTIKIENRSDSEMYRAISELYELFPKDTFKTYTV; encoded by the coding sequence ATTTTATTAGGAGATTTAAGTTGTTTAGGGCAAAAAGGAAAGCGTCGAAAACCACGAGAAACACGTGGACGACTTAACATTAGAACCTCGATTCATCAGCGTCCCAAAGAGGTAAACAAACGTCATACATTGGGACACTGGGAACTTGATATGGTTGTTTCAAGTCATGGTAAAAGTAAAGATTGTTTAGCCACCTTTGCTGAACGTCAAACACGCTTTTATGTGACTATAAAAATAGAAAATCGCTCGGATTCAGAAATGTATCGAGCGATTAGTGAGTTATATGAACTCTTTCCTAAAGACACCTTTAAAACCTATACGGTTTGA
- a CDS encoding HU family DNA-binding protein yields MNRSQLVDKIAEKAELTKKEADKFLSAYIETVTEALQEDDKVALVGFGTFEVRERAARQGRNLHTGETIEIEASKYPAFKAGKALKDALK; encoded by the coding sequence ATGAATCGTTCTCAATTAGTAGATAAAATCGCTGAAAAGGCGGAGTTAACAAAGAAAGAAGCAGATAAATTTTTAAGTGCGTACATTGAAACAGTAACTGAAGCATTACAAGAGGATGATAAAGTTGCTTTAGTAGGGTTTGGAACTTTTGAGGTTCGTGAACGTGCTGCTCGTCAAGGACGCAATTTACATACTGGAGAAACAATTGAAATTGAAGCGAGTAAATACCCAGCATTTAAAGCAGGTAAAGCTTTAAAAGATGCTTTAAAATAA
- a CDS encoding FtsW/RodA/SpoVE family cell cycle protein, whose translation MRNILNKFKVLFYNPIIVYLILIIGIGVVAIQSASPLFKINYAATHDNNAFKQLLFIGIGAVIAVFIIIIGIERIRALRWWIYGFWMIPLLGLFAYKKLHLPIPFVKDLNGAVSWYELPGGLGTIQPSEFMKIGLVLVVADIIQRHNERYPHIRRTFKTDLNLLMKIMAAILPPSILIFIQPDSGVTMIILFFIAIMIFSSGIQWRYILTVGGIVIVLMATFILLVGVFPEFLTGTLGIDAYKLSRFFGWFDPFGTMDKDGMQLAKGLLAIGSGNLIGNGFQSAHVYFPEAHTDFIFAVIGMDFGLIGTLITITLCGLFDYEILNTATLNRGHYNSYVCIGIFGMLFFQQIQNIGMTIGLLPITGITLPFISYGGSSSLSYMILFGIVLASYIEGIKIKHNEVDYHERTLYLKTKAYIKDNVKFDD comes from the coding sequence GTGAGAAATATTTTAAACAAGTTTAAAGTTTTATTTTATAATCCCATTATTGTTTACTTAATTTTAATTATCGGAATTGGGGTGGTTGCCATCCAATCGGCCTCCCCACTTTTTAAAATTAATTATGCGGCTACGCATGATAATAATGCGTTTAAGCAATTACTCTTTATTGGAATTGGGGCCGTTATCGCGGTATTTATTATCATCATTGGTATTGAACGAATTCGCGCCCTTCGGTGGTGGATCTACGGTTTTTGGATGATTCCGCTTCTTGGACTTTTCGCCTATAAAAAGCTCCACCTTCCGATTCCCTTCGTTAAAGATTTAAATGGAGCCGTTTCTTGGTACGAGCTTCCAGGAGGGTTAGGGACAATCCAACCTTCGGAGTTTATGAAAATCGGGCTTGTTCTCGTCGTGGCAGATATTATCCAACGTCACAATGAACGGTACCCACATATTAGGCGAACCTTCAAAACAGATTTAAATTTATTGATGAAAATTATGGCGGCTATTTTACCCCCATCTATCTTAATTTTCATCCAACCCGATTCAGGGGTAACCATGATTATCCTTTTCTTCATTGCCATCATGATATTTTCTTCTGGCATTCAATGGCGTTACATTTTAACTGTCGGAGGCATCGTGATCGTGCTCATGGCAACCTTCATTTTACTCGTTGGGGTCTTTCCTGAATTTTTAACCGGAACACTCGGAATCGATGCCTATAAATTAAGTCGTTTCTTCGGTTGGTTTGATCCGTTTGGAACGATGGATAAAGACGGGATGCAACTGGCTAAGGGATTACTCGCCATCGGGTCTGGAAACCTCATTGGAAATGGATTTCAAAGTGCCCATGTCTATTTCCCTGAAGCCCACACCGATTTCATTTTCGCCGTCATTGGAATGGATTTCGGATTAATCGGAACGCTTATTACCATTACTTTATGCGGTCTATTTGACTACGAAATCTTAAATACAGCAACGCTTAACCGCGGACATTACAATAGTTACGTTTGTATTGGAATCTTTGGAATGCTATTTTTCCAACAAATCCAAAATATTGGGATGACCATCGGTCTTCTTCCGATTACCGGAATTACCCTTCCTTTTATTAGTTATGGAGGAAGCTCTTCACTTTCCTACATGATTTTATTTGGAATTGTTCTAGCGTCCTATATTGAAGGCATCAAAATCAAACATAATGAAGTCGATTACCATGAACGAACGTTATATTTAAAAACAAAAGCGTATATTAAAGATAATGTTAAATTTGATGATTAA